A portion of the Blautia hansenii DSM 20583 genome contains these proteins:
- the uxuA gene encoding mannonate dehydratase has protein sequence MEMTMRWYGKKHDTVTLEQIHQICYVKGIITTLYEKLPGEVWTLDEILTMKNEIEDAGLHLAGIESVNVSDAIKTGSPDRDRDIENYIKTLENLGKADIHTVCYNFMPVFDWTRTELDRKREDGTTVLAYSQKQIDELEPEKMFETIKNNMNGSVMPGWEPERMEKVKELFTLYKGFDEDRLFANLKYFLEAIMPACDKYDINMAIHPDDPSWSVFGLPRIISTQENLKRMMDTVPNKHNGITFCTGSYGTNLNNDLIDTIHMLKGRIHFAHVRNLRFNDGMRDFEESAHLSSDGAFDIYKILKALHDAGFDGPIRPDHGRMMWGEKAMPGYGLYDRALGSAYLCGLWEAIEKEEK, from the coding sequence ATGGAAATGACAATGCGATGGTATGGCAAAAAACACGATACCGTTACGTTAGAGCAAATTCATCAGATTTGTTATGTAAAAGGCATTATTACCACACTTTATGAAAAACTCCCCGGTGAAGTCTGGACCTTGGATGAAATTCTGACTATGAAAAATGAAATTGAGGATGCCGGTCTGCATCTGGCAGGTATTGAAAGCGTCAACGTCAGCGATGCCATTAAAACCGGCTCGCCTGACAGAGACAGAGATATTGAGAATTATATAAAAACACTGGAAAATCTGGGAAAAGCAGACATTCATACAGTCTGCTATAATTTCATGCCTGTATTTGACTGGACAAGAACAGAGCTTGACAGAAAACGAGAAGACGGTACTACGGTTCTGGCTTACAGCCAAAAACAAATCGATGAATTAGAGCCTGAGAAAATGTTTGAAACTATCAAAAATAATATGAATGGCTCTGTCATGCCCGGCTGGGAACCGGAGCGCATGGAAAAGGTAAAGGAGCTCTTTACCCTGTATAAAGGCTTTGACGAAGACCGTCTGTTCGCCAATTTAAAATATTTTCTGGAAGCCATTATGCCTGCTTGTGACAAATATGACATTAACATGGCAATTCATCCCGATGACCCCTCTTGGAGTGTCTTCGGACTTCCCCGTATTATTTCCACACAGGAAAATTTAAAACGTATGATGGATACGGTTCCTAATAAGCACAACGGAATTACCTTTTGTACCGGCTCTTACGGAACAAACCTGAATAATGATTTGATTGATACTATTCACATGCTGAAGGGCAGAATTCACTTTGCTCATGTGAGAAATCTCCGTTTTAATGACGGTATGCGTGATTTTGAGGAAAGCGCTCATTTAAGCTCTGACGGAGCTTTTGACATATACAAAATTCTGAAAGCCCTTCATGATGCAGGCTTTGACGGCCCAATCCGTCCGGATCACGGCAGAATGATGTGGGGTGAAAAAGCCATGCCCGGATACGGACTATACGACAGAGCGCTGGGTTCTGCCTATCTGTGCGGTCTGTGGGAAGCCATTGAAAAAGAGGAGAAATAA
- a CDS encoding RrF2 family transcriptional regulator, whose amino-acid sequence MLITRECDYGVRIIRALANGDKMCVHQICEQEDLTPAFVYKILKKLEKKEIVKSFRGSNGGYALKSSVKELTLLDIYLAVDPEFYMIECMNPQKPCTHNQSDCGCAVHRELARVQQILLTELKVHSIAEIIGLEKE is encoded by the coding sequence ATGTTAATTACAAGAGAATGTGACTATGGCGTGCGTATTATTCGAGCGCTGGCCAATGGAGATAAAATGTGTGTGCATCAGATATGCGAGCAGGAGGATTTAACACCTGCCTTTGTCTATAAAATCTTAAAAAAGCTGGAAAAGAAGGAAATTGTAAAATCTTTTCGTGGAAGCAACGGGGGCTATGCTTTGAAAAGCTCTGTAAAGGAGCTGACTTTGCTGGATATTTATCTGGCAGTAGACCCGGAGTTTTATATGATTGAATGTATGAACCCGCAAAAGCCCTGTACGCATAATCAATCGGATTGCGGGTGTGCCGTGCATAGAGAGCTGGCAAGAGTGCAGCAGATTTTATTGACAGAATTAAAAGTACATTCCATTGCGGAAATTATCGGACTGGAAAAGGAATAG
- a CDS encoding L,D-transpeptidase family protein, protein MAKKKKCAKWQKKVLICGTVIACIFGLVYAGGAFYYKDKFFKRTKINGVSVDNLTAKEAEKKIENRIEDYSLEISFKDGEKEVIDGKEISYEYLSDGKIQEHLEKQNPFLWTSGFFKEHNYEVGEAITFDETKLQEKLNTFACMQEENMIPPKDAYIAFENNSFVIKPEEAGTTLDKALLTEKLLASVKESKNTFSAEEAGVYVLPTVTDKDETLKHQQEVWNGCAAVTVTHTFGDKKEVLDGMTVKDWMTYDENGNYVENLGVLQQHIRDYVQTLGEKYNTIGTKRTLTSTYTGEPVTVSGGSYGYLIDIRGERAQLLKDIQSHGNIEREPIYAKRGKAYGENDIGNTYVELDLSAQHLWYYKDGAVLMESDFVSGTYNDKSRRTPSGVYSLAYKQRNQVLRPAPNPDGTYDYESPVSYWMPFNGGIGLHDANWRGRFGGNIYRNSGSHGCINLPVSFAGKFYESIEAGCPIVCFYR, encoded by the coding sequence ATGGCGAAAAAGAAAAAGTGTGCAAAGTGGCAAAAGAAAGTACTTATATGTGGAACAGTTATAGCTTGTATTTTTGGTCTTGTATATGCAGGAGGGGCTTTTTATTATAAAGATAAATTTTTTAAAAGAACGAAGATAAATGGAGTTTCTGTTGATAATTTAACTGCAAAAGAGGCAGAGAAAAAAATAGAAAATAGAATAGAGGATTATTCTCTGGAAATCTCTTTTAAAGATGGGGAAAAAGAAGTAATTGACGGTAAGGAGATTTCTTATGAGTATCTTTCAGACGGAAAAATTCAGGAACATTTGGAAAAGCAAAATCCTTTCTTATGGACTTCAGGGTTTTTTAAGGAACATAATTATGAGGTAGGAGAAGCAATTACTTTTGATGAGACGAAGCTTCAGGAAAAATTAAACACTTTTGCATGTATGCAGGAGGAAAACATGATACCTCCAAAAGACGCATATATTGCTTTTGAAAACAACAGTTTTGTCATAAAACCGGAAGAAGCAGGAACTACCCTTGATAAGGCATTATTGACGGAAAAGCTGCTTGCATCTGTAAAGGAAAGTAAAAATACCTTTTCTGCCGAAGAAGCAGGCGTTTATGTGCTTCCGACAGTTACCGATAAAGATGAGACGCTGAAGCATCAACAGGAGGTATGGAACGGATGTGCTGCGGTAACCGTGACCCATACCTTCGGTGACAAAAAAGAAGTTCTGGACGGAATGACTGTGAAGGATTGGATGACCTATGACGAAAACGGAAATTATGTGGAGAATTTAGGTGTTTTACAACAGCATATCAGAGACTACGTTCAGACGCTGGGAGAAAAATATAATACCATTGGAACAAAAAGAACCCTGACCAGTACCTATACAGGTGAACCTGTGACTGTATCGGGTGGCAGTTATGGCTATCTCATTGATATAAGAGGAGAAAGAGCTCAGCTTCTAAAAGATATTCAATCCCACGGTAATATTGAAAGAGAACCCATATATGCGAAACGAGGAAAAGCCTATGGAGAAAATGATATAGGAAACACGTATGTAGAGCTGGATTTAAGCGCACAGCATTTATGGTATTACAAAGACGGAGCGGTTCTTATGGAGTCAGATTTTGTATCAGGCACTTACAATGATAAAAGCCGCAGAACGCCGTCGGGGGTATATTCTCTGGCGTATAAGCAGAGAAATCAGGTTTTGCGTCCTGCGCCTAATCCGGACGGAACTTATGACTATGAGTCACCGGTTTCTTATTGGATGCCTTTTAATGGTGGAATTGGACTTCATGATGCCAACTGGAGAGGCAGATTTGGAGGGAATATTTACAGAAACAGCGGTTCTCATGGCTGTATTAATCTCCCTGTTTCTTTTGCAGGAAAGTTTTATGAAAGTATTGAAGCAGGCTGTCCCATTGTATGTTTTTACAGATAA
- a CDS encoding glycerol-3-phosphate responsive antiterminator, which yields MRSQLIEEFEDCPVIAAIKDEEGLKRCIHSDIPIVFVLYGDICNISQIVSRLKKAGKTVIIHIDLIAGLSSKEIAVTYIKLVTHADGIISTRPAVIRQAKEEGLFAIMRFFVIDSMAFESIKRQTESVYPDMIEVLPGVMPKIIQKICKQNRTPVIAGGLISDKEDIMAALDAGAMSISTTNQKVWFM from the coding sequence ATGAGGTCTCAGCTTATAGAAGAATTTGAGGATTGTCCGGTTATTGCAGCCATAAAAGACGAGGAAGGGCTGAAAAGATGTATTCATTCAGATATTCCCATTGTGTTTGTCTTGTATGGAGATATCTGCAATATCAGCCAGATTGTCAGTCGTTTAAAGAAGGCAGGAAAAACAGTTATTATCCATATTGATTTAATTGCAGGATTAAGCAGTAAGGAAATTGCAGTTACCTATATAAAATTGGTGACACATGCAGACGGTATTATTTCCACAAGACCTGCGGTAATCCGTCAGGCAAAGGAAGAAGGACTGTTTGCTATTATGCGTTTTTTTGTCATTGACTCTATGGCTTTTGAAAGTATTAAACGCCAGACAGAAAGTGTATATCCCGATATGATAGAGGTGCTTCCGGGAGTCATGCCGAAGATTATACAGAAAATTTGCAAGCAAAACAGAACCCCTGTAATTGCAGGTGGTTTGATATCAGATAAAGAGGATATTATGGCAGCTCTTGATGCAGGAGCTATGTCCATATCCACCACCAACCAAAAGGTTTGGTTTATGTAA
- a CDS encoding ABC-F family ATP-binding cassette domain-containing protein, with amino-acid sequence MIAANNVTLRIGKKALFEDVNIKFTEGNCYGLIGANGAGKSTFLKILSGQLETTNGNITITPGQRLSFLQQDHFKYDSYPVLDTVIMGNQRLYDIMKEKEAIYSKEDFTDEDGIRASELEGEFAEMNGWEAESDAAMLLNGLGIDTDLHYSLMSDLKGSEKVKVLLAQALFGNPDILLLDEPTNHLDLDAIEWLEEFLINFENTVIVVSHDRYFLNKVCTHTADIDYGKIQLYAGNYDFWYESSQLLIKQMKEANRKKEEKIKELQEFISRFSANASKSKQATSRKRALEKIQLDDMRPSSRKYPYIDFRPNREIGNEVLMVEGLSKTIDGVKVLDNITFTLGHDDKVAFVGGNERAKTVLFQILMGEMEPDEGTYKWGVTTSQAYFPKDSTKEFDNDLTIADWLTGYSEIKDATYVRGFLGRMLFPGEDGVKKVRVLSGGEKVRCLLSKMMISGANILILDEPTNHLDMESITALNNGMIKFPGVLLFASHDHQIVQTTANRIMEILPNGVLIDKITTYDEYLASDEMARKRQVYTMTEEDN; translated from the coding sequence ATGATTGCAGCAAATAATGTTACTTTACGAATTGGAAAGAAAGCACTGTTTGAAGATGTTAATATTAAATTTACAGAAGGCAACTGTTATGGTTTGATAGGTGCTAACGGTGCAGGTAAATCTACCTTTTTGAAAATCCTTTCAGGACAGCTGGAAACCACAAATGGTAACATTACCATTACTCCCGGACAGCGTTTGTCCTTTTTACAGCAGGACCACTTTAAATATGACTCCTATCCTGTTCTGGATACTGTTATTATGGGAAATCAGCGTCTTTATGATATTATGAAGGAAAAAGAAGCGATTTATTCAAAAGAAGATTTCACAGACGAAGACGGTATCCGTGCCAGTGAATTAGAGGGTGAATTTGCAGAAATGAACGGCTGGGAAGCAGAGTCCGATGCGGCTATGCTTTTAAACGGTCTGGGTATTGATACAGATTTACACTATTCCCTGATGTCTGACTTAAAGGGAAGCGAGAAAGTTAAGGTTCTCCTTGCTCAGGCGCTTTTCGGTAATCCTGACATCCTGCTCCTTGACGAGCCTACCAACCACTTGGATTTAGATGCTATTGAATGGCTTGAGGAATTCTTAATTAACTTTGAAAACACCGTTATCGTAGTATCTCATGACCGTTACTTCTTAAACAAGGTTTGTACACATACTGCAGATATCGACTACGGTAAAATCCAGCTCTATGCCGGAAACTATGACTTCTGGTATGAGTCCAGCCAGCTTTTAATCAAACAGATGAAGGAAGCTAACCGTAAGAAGGAAGAAAAGATTAAAGAGCTTCAGGAATTTATTTCCCGATTTTCTGCTAACGCTTCCAAATCAAAACAGGCTACTTCCAGAAAACGTGCTTTGGAAAAAATTCAGTTAGATGATATGCGTCCGTCCAGCCGTAAATATCCTTACATTGACTTCCGTCCAAACCGTGAAATCGGAAATGAAGTCTTGATGGTAGAAGGACTTTCAAAAACCATCGATGGTGTAAAAGTTTTAGATAATATTACTTTCACCTTAGGGCATGATGATAAAGTAGCTTTTGTCGGCGGAAATGAACGTGCCAAAACTGTATTATTCCAAATTTTAATGGGTGAAATGGAGCCGGATGAAGGTACTTACAAATGGGGCGTTACTACTTCTCAGGCATATTTCCCAAAAGACAGTACAAAAGAATTTGATAACGATTTAACTATTGCAGACTGGCTCACCGGTTATTCTGAAATTAAGGATGCTACTTATGTACGTGGTTTCCTTGGACGTATGCTCTTCCCCGGTGAAGACGGGGTGAAAAAAGTCCGTGTACTTTCCGGTGGTGAAAAAGTAAGATGTCTCCTTTCCAAAATGATGATTTCCGGTGCGAATATCTTAATCTTAGATGAGCCTACCAACCATCTGGATATGGAGTCTATTACAGCTTTGAACAACGGTATGATTAAGTTCCCGGGCGTTCTGCTCTTTGCTTCTCATGACCACCAGATTGTTCAGACAACCGCAAACCGTATTATGGAAATTCTTCCAAACGGTGTTTTAATCGACAAGATTACCACTTATGACGAATATCTGGCAAGCGATGAAATGGCAAGAAAACGTCAGGTATACACTATGACAGAGGAAGATAACTAA
- the nifJ gene encoding pyruvate:ferredoxin (flavodoxin) oxidoreductase, whose amino-acid sequence MARKMKTMDGNHAAAHASYAYSDVAAIYPITPSSVMAEATDEWATQGRKNIFGQEVQVTEMQSEAGAAGAVHGSLAAGALTTTYTASQGLLLMIPNLYKIAGEQLPGVINVSARALASHALSIFGDHSDVYACRQTGCAMLCESSVQEVMDLTPVAHCSAIKGKVPFINFFDGFRTSHEIQKIETWDYEDLKDMVDMDAVDEFRKHALNPNHPCQRGSAQNPDIFFQAREACNPYYDALPALVQEYMDKVNEKIGTNYKLFNYYGAEDAEHVIIAMGSACETIEETIDYLMAAGKKVGLVTVRLYRPFCAEALVNAIPETVKQISVLDRTKEPGALGEPLYLDVVAALKGTKFNDTPIFSGRYGLGSKDTTPAQIVAVYENTTKEKFTIGIVDDVTNLSLEVGAPLVTTPEGTINCKFWGLGADGTVGANKNSIKIIGDNTDMYAQAYFDYDSKKSGGVTMSHLRFGKSPIKSTYLIKQANFVACHNPSYVNKYNMVQELVDGGTFLLNCPWDMEGLEKHLPGQVKAFIANHNIKFYVIDGIKIGKEIGLGGRINTVLQSAFFKLANIIPEEQAIELMKAAAKATYGRKGDAIVQMNYDAIDAGAKQVVEIQVPESWKDCADEGLFMAHAEGGRQDVVDFVNNVQAKVNAQEGNTLPVSAFKDYVDGTTPSGSSAYEKRGIAVDIPVWQPENCIQCNRCAYVCPHAVIRPVAMTDAEVAAAPEGMKTLPMTGMADYKFVMTVSAYDCTGCGSCANVCPGKKGAKALVMANMEENAGEQKFFDYGVTLPVKEDVVAKFKENTVKGSQFKQPLLEFSGACAGCGETPYAKLITQLFGDRMYIANATGCSSIWGNSSPSTPYTVNAKGQGPAWSNSLFEDNAEFGYGMLLAQKAIRGGLKEKVESVMAYEGSSEEVKAACQEWLDTFGSGITNGAATDKLVAALEGVDCDVCKDIVKNKDFLAKKSQWIFGGDGWAYDIGFGGVDHVLASGQDINVMVFDTEVYSNTGGQSSKSTPTGAIAQFAAGGKEVKKKDMASIAMSYGYVYVAQIAMGADFNQTVKAIAEAEAYPGPSLIIAYAPCINHGIKKGMSKAQTEEELAVKCGYWHNFRFNPAAENKFTLDSKAPTEDYQAFLDGEVRYNSLKRSNPEKAARLFAKNESEAKARYEYLNKLVTLYGKTEE is encoded by the coding sequence ATGGCTAGAAAGATGAAAACCATGGATGGTAACCATGCAGCAGCTCATGCTTCTTATGCGTATTCTGATGTAGCGGCTATCTATCCTATCACCCCGTCATCTGTAATGGCAGAGGCAACAGACGAATGGGCAACACAGGGAAGAAAGAACATTTTCGGACAGGAAGTACAGGTTACTGAAATGCAGTCTGAAGCAGGTGCAGCAGGTGCAGTTCACGGTTCTCTGGCAGCAGGTGCTCTGACTACAACATATACAGCATCTCAGGGACTTCTGTTAATGATTCCAAACCTTTACAAAATTGCCGGAGAGCAGTTACCGGGTGTTATCAACGTTTCTGCTCGTGCATTAGCAAGCCATGCACTGTCAATCTTCGGTGACCATTCTGACGTATACGCATGTCGTCAGACAGGATGCGCAATGTTATGTGAGTCTTCCGTACAGGAAGTTATGGACTTAACACCGGTTGCTCATTGCTCTGCAATCAAAGGTAAAGTTCCATTCATTAACTTCTTTGACGGTTTCCGTACATCTCATGAAATTCAGAAAATTGAAACATGGGATTACGAAGATTTAAAAGATATGGTAGATATGGACGCTGTTGACGAATTCCGTAAACACGCATTAAACCCAAATCATCCATGTCAGAGAGGTTCTGCTCAGAACCCTGATATCTTCTTCCAGGCAAGAGAAGCATGTAACCCATACTACGATGCTTTACCGGCATTAGTACAGGAATACATGGATAAAGTAAATGAAAAAATCGGCACAAACTACAAATTATTCAACTACTACGGTGCTGAAGATGCTGAACACGTTATCATCGCTATGGGTTCTGCATGTGAAACAATCGAAGAAACAATCGATTACTTAATGGCAGCAGGCAAAAAAGTTGGTCTTGTTACAGTTCGTCTTTACAGACCATTCTGCGCTGAAGCATTAGTAAACGCTATTCCGGAAACTGTAAAACAGATTTCTGTATTAGACAGAACAAAAGAACCGGGCGCTCTTGGCGAACCATTATACTTAGACGTTGTTGCTGCATTAAAAGGTACAAAATTCAACGATACACCAATCTTCAGCGGACGTTACGGATTAGGTTCTAAAGATACAACTCCGGCTCAGATCGTTGCTGTATACGAAAACACAACAAAAGAAAAATTCACAATCGGTATTGTTGATGATGTTACAAACTTATCTCTGGAAGTTGGAGCTCCTCTTGTTACAACACCGGAAGGAACAATCAACTGCAAATTCTGGGGATTAGGTGCTGACGGTACTGTTGGTGCAAACAAAAACTCCATCAAGATTATCGGTGATAATACAGATATGTATGCTCAGGCATACTTTGATTACGACTCTAAAAAATCCGGCGGTGTTACAATGTCTCACCTTCGTTTTGGTAAGAGCCCAATCAAATCCACATACCTGATTAAACAGGCGAACTTTGTTGCTTGTCACAATCCTTCCTATGTTAACAAATATAACATGGTTCAGGAATTAGTTGACGGCGGTACATTCTTATTAAACTGCCCATGGGATATGGAAGGCCTTGAAAAACATTTACCAGGACAGGTAAAAGCTTTCATCGCTAACCACAACATCAAATTCTATGTAATTGATGGTATTAAAATCGGTAAAGAAATCGGACTTGGCGGACGTATCAATACAGTTCTTCAGTCTGCATTCTTCAAACTTGCTAACATCATTCCGGAAGAACAGGCTATCGAATTAATGAAAGCTGCTGCAAAAGCTACTTACGGAAGAAAAGGTGACGCTATTGTGCAGATGAACTATGACGCTATCGACGCAGGTGCTAAACAGGTTGTTGAAATTCAGGTTCCGGAAAGCTGGAAAGATTGTGCTGATGAAGGTTTATTCATGGCTCATGCTGAAGGCGGACGTCAGGATGTTGTTGATTTCGTAAACAATGTTCAGGCTAAAGTAAATGCTCAGGAAGGTAACACATTACCTGTATCTGCATTTAAAGATTATGTTGATGGTACAACTCCATCTGGTTCTTCTGCTTACGAAAAACGTGGTATCGCAGTAGACATCCCAGTATGGCAGCCAGAAAACTGTATCCAGTGTAACCGTTGTGCTTATGTTTGTCCTCATGCAGTTATCCGTCCAGTTGCTATGACAGATGCTGAAGTAGCAGCAGCTCCGGAAGGAATGAAGACATTACCTATGACAGGTATGGCTGATTACAAGTTTGTTATGACTGTATCTGCTTATGACTGTACAGGATGTGGTTCTTGTGCAAATGTCTGCCCAGGTAAGAAGGGTGCAAAAGCTCTTGTTATGGCAAACATGGAAGAAAATGCAGGAGAACAGAAATTCTTCGATTATGGTGTAACATTACCAGTAAAAGAAGATGTTGTTGCTAAATTTAAAGAAAATACAGTAAAAGGTTCTCAGTTCAAACAGCCATTACTTGAGTTCTCAGGAGCTTGTGCTGGTTGTGGAGAAACACCTTACGCTAAATTAATCACACAGTTATTTGGTGACAGAATGTACATTGCAAACGCAACAGGATGTTCTTCTATCTGGGGTAACTCCTCACCATCTACACCATATACTGTAAATGCAAAAGGACAGGGTCCAGCATGGTCTAACTCTCTGTTCGAAGATAACGCTGAATTCGGATACGGTATGTTATTAGCTCAGAAAGCTATCCGTGGCGGATTAAAAGAAAAAGTTGAGTCTGTAATGGCTTACGAAGGATCTTCTGAAGAAGTAAAAGCTGCTTGTCAGGAATGGTTAGATACATTCGGAAGCGGAATTACAAACGGTGCGGCAACAGATAAATTAGTTGCAGCATTAGAAGGTGTTGACTGTGACGTATGCAAAGACATCGTTAAGAACAAAGACTTCTTAGCTAAGAAATCTCAGTGGATTTTCGGTGGTGACGGTTGGGCATACGACATCGGTTTCGGTGGTGTTGATCACGTGTTAGCTTCCGGACAGGATATCAACGTAATGGTATTCGATACAGAAGTTTACTCCAACACAGGTGGACAGTCTTCTAAATCTACACCAACAGGTGCTATCGCACAGTTCGCAGCCGGCGGTAAAGAGGTTAAGAAGAAAGATATGGCTTCTATCGCAATGAGCTATGGTTATGTATACGTTGCTCAGATTGCTATGGGTGCAGACTTCAACCAGACTGTAAAAGCAATCGCTGAAGCTGAAGCATATCCGGGACCATCTCTGATTATTGCTTACGCTCCATGTATCAACCATGGTATTAAGAAAGGTATGAGCAAAGCTCAGACAGAAGAAGAATTAGCAGTTAAATGTGGATACTGGCATAACTTCCGCTTCAATCCAGCAGCAGAAAACAAATTCACTCTGGATTCCAAAGCTCCAACAGAAGATTATCAGGCATTCCTTGACGGAGAAGTTCGTTACAATTCCCTGAAACGTTCTAATCCGGAAAAAGCTGCTAGATTGTTCGCTAAGAATGAGTCTGAAGCTAAGGCTAGATACGAATACTTAAATAAACTGGTTACTCTTTACGGAAAAACAGAGGAGTAA
- a CDS encoding metallophosphoesterase, whose translation MYHGFGKFIRGKGFSILFYLVSVLLMFYLTVKIGSVAEYVFSVDIYSAVFVVLAVLMFYMLCYFSSKKAEKRAKNLYEVCGVVLCVLLNLTMCFLVFDFLNIFVPFEKAGWCLIPTAAGVLLSAYGFFHARHLTVKKYQIQLGEKKLNKRLVLLSDIHTGSFVNEKHLEKIIEKVNELNADLIFIAGDTFDVKAFECCNLPKLEEIFRRLRSKEGVYASLGNHDPLSSEKNVREFFEKSGICLLTDKCAETQDFYIIGREDVTSCPDRKSLAEILPKKRGRKPEILLEHNPGGIEEAIENKVTLVLCGHTHKGQFFPATFFTRLAYGKKDFYGYAKREETQSIVSAGTGYFQMPMRIGSNSEIVLIEV comes from the coding sequence ATGTATCATGGATTTGGAAAATTTATCAGAGGAAAAGGATTTTCCATATTGTTTTATTTGGTTTCCGTATTATTGATGTTTTATCTGACAGTAAAAATCGGAAGTGTTGCGGAATATGTTTTTTCCGTGGATATCTATTCTGCTGTTTTTGTTGTTTTAGCTGTTTTGATGTTTTATATGCTTTGCTACTTCAGCAGTAAAAAAGCAGAAAAAAGGGCAAAAAATTTGTATGAAGTCTGCGGTGTTGTGCTATGTGTGCTTTTAAATCTTACCATGTGTTTTCTGGTGTTTGATTTTTTAAATATTTTTGTGCCCTTTGAAAAAGCAGGATGGTGTTTGATACCCACAGCGGCAGGAGTGCTGTTGTCTGCATACGGATTTTTTCATGCCAGACATTTAACCGTGAAAAAATACCAAATTCAGTTGGGAGAAAAGAAGCTGAACAAAAGGTTGGTTCTATTAAGTGATATTCACACAGGCTCCTTCGTCAATGAAAAGCATCTGGAGAAAATCATAGAAAAAGTGAATGAGTTAAATGCAGATTTGATTTTCATTGCAGGGGACACTTTTGACGTCAAGGCTTTTGAATGCTGTAACCTTCCAAAACTGGAAGAAATATTCAGAAGGCTTCGTTCTAAAGAAGGGGTATATGCAAGTCTTGGAAATCATGATCCACTTTCTTCGGAAAAGAATGTGAGAGAGTTTTTTGAAAAGTCAGGTATTTGTCTGCTGACAGATAAATGTGCAGAAACACAGGATTTTTATATTATAGGCCGTGAGGATGTGACTTCCTGTCCTGACAGAAAAAGTCTTGCAGAAATACTTCCGAAGAAAAGAGGCAGGAAACCGGAAATTTTGTTAGAACATAATCCCGGTGGTATAGAGGAAGCCATAGAAAATAAAGTCACGCTTGTTTTGTGCGGACATACCCATAAAGGCCAGTTTTTTCCGGCAACTTTTTTTACAAGACTTGCCTATGGAAAGAAAGACTTTTACGGATATGCGAAAAGAGAGGAAACCCAGAGTATTGTATCTGCGGGAACAGGGTATTTTCAAATGCCCATGAGAATTGGAAGCAACAGTGAAATCGTACTGATAGAAGTATAA